A single genomic interval of Longimicrobium sp. harbors:
- the prfB gene encoding peptide chain release factor 2 codes for MPAKREKLSQLEARMAEPSFWNDQNAARETIDEANKLKVWTEPYGRLSEKVGGLAELVDLLEVEEDPEMLQEVSGELEKVAAEMADLELRNMLQGPDDHRDALVTIHPGAGGTESQDWAEMLLRMYVRWGERHGFEVELLDRQEGEEAGIKEATLEIRGQYAYGYLKAERGVHRLVRISPFDSNARRHTSFASVFVYPVVDDTIEIEVREEDIEMDVYRASGAGGQHVNKTSSAVRLRHLPSGIVVACQQERSQHKNRATAMKMLKAALYQRALEEQEKEKAKLESTKTDIAFGSQIRSYVFQPYTMVNDHRTELKIPDVQRVMDGDLDAFIQAYLREFGAVHA; via the coding sequence ATCCCCGCCAAGCGGGAGAAGCTGAGCCAGCTGGAGGCCCGCATGGCCGAGCCGTCGTTCTGGAACGACCAGAACGCCGCGCGCGAGACCATCGACGAGGCCAACAAGCTCAAGGTGTGGACCGAGCCCTACGGCCGCCTCTCGGAGAAGGTGGGCGGCCTGGCCGAGCTGGTGGACCTCCTGGAGGTGGAGGAGGATCCCGAGATGCTCCAGGAGGTCTCGGGCGAGCTGGAGAAGGTGGCCGCCGAGATGGCCGACCTGGAGCTTCGCAACATGCTCCAGGGGCCCGACGACCACCGCGACGCCCTGGTGACCATCCACCCCGGCGCCGGCGGCACCGAGAGCCAGGACTGGGCCGAGATGCTGCTCCGCATGTACGTGCGCTGGGGCGAGCGGCACGGCTTCGAGGTGGAGCTGCTGGACCGCCAGGAGGGCGAGGAGGCCGGGATCAAGGAGGCCACGCTCGAGATCCGCGGCCAGTACGCCTACGGCTACCTCAAGGCCGAGCGCGGCGTGCACCGCCTGGTGCGCATCTCGCCCTTCGACTCCAACGCGCGGCGCCACACCTCGTTCGCCTCGGTCTTCGTCTACCCCGTGGTCGACGACACCATCGAGATCGAGGTGCGCGAGGAAGACATCGAGATGGACGTCTACCGCGCCTCGGGCGCCGGCGGGCAGCACGTCAACAAGACCTCGTCGGCCGTGCGGCTGCGCCACCTCCCCTCGGGGATCGTCGTCGCCTGCCAGCAGGAGCGCAGCCAGCACAAGAACCGCGCGACGGCCATGAAGATGCTCAAGGCCGCGCTCTACCAGCGCGCGCTCGAGGAGCAGGAGAAGGAGAAGGCCAAGCTGGAGTCGACCAAGACCGACATCGCTTTCGGCAGCCAGATCCGCTCGTACGTCTTCCAGCCGTACACCATGGTGAACGACCACCGCACCGAGCTGAAGATCCCCGACGTGCAGCGGGTGATGGACGGCGACCTGGACGCGTTCATCCAGGCGTACCTGCGGGAGTTCGGCGCGGTCCACGCTTAA